GAGCCGGGCGATTCGGTGACGCTGGCGTAGCCTCTTTTCTGGATGCCTACCCCCACTTCCTCCCCGCAGCTGGCCCTGTCCGACCGGCTAGCCCTGCAACGCACTCGCCTGGCCAACGAGCGCACCTTGCTGACCTATGTGCGCACCAGCCTGGCGCTGGTGGGCTTTGGGCTGGCCCTCATTCAGTTTCACCCCGAGCGGGGCGGGCGGCTGGGCTACACGGCCCTGGCCGTGGCGGCCGTGGTGCTGGCGGTGGGCTTATGGCGCTTTCGCACCCATCGCCGCCAGCTAGCCGCATGCCA
This region of Hymenobacter sp. GOD-10R genomic DNA includes:
- a CDS encoding DUF202 domain-containing protein, giving the protein MPTPTSSPQLALSDRLALQRTRLANERTLLTYVRTSLALVGFGLALIQFHPERGGRLGYTALAVAAVVLAVGLWRFRTHRRQLAACQLADELV